The DNA region TGTCACTGATTTGTATTCTTTAAATGTATGACATTTTAGAGAAAACTAAGAGACCGTTCATTGGCAAAAGTGAGGTTTTACAAAAGAAAtacaggggtgccaataattgtggagGGGACTGTACTCATGTAGAAATGTTCTTCTACAAAAAACAAACCAGATTCATAATCAGTGCCATTGCGCTGCCAATTCTTCCTCGGCGTCATGAACTGCTTTAAAGCAATAAAGTTGATTATGAGCTTTGCAGCTTTGTTTGGGTTGCTTCCGAGGGGTCAAGGAAAGGCAAACTAGAAGGTGGAAAATGCTGAGAGGACTGAGCTTTTAACGTGTGGAAGTGAATCTGTGCTACGGGTGGCCACACAAGGAAAGAGGGGTGAGGAGTTCACAAGAGAGACATAAATACTGACATAGCaacctggggtgcgtttcccaaaaccatacttGCAACTTACcgtagttggttggcaatgagaaattgcattgcaaccaacaaagttgctaacttagctagcagctatggttttgggaaacgtgcCCTTGATTGGCAGGGGAACAAGTGGACAGTAAGGGGAGGCTGAAGATGCCCTCATTCCCACAGAGAAAACATGCATTGGTTtctcttattttttatttccagTTTATCTTGAATAATAATGAAACTGAATATATTACAAAAATTAagtatacacacatgtgcataccacacacacacacacacacacacacacacacacacacacacacacacacagtcactgtttCAACTCTGCTGTAACAGCTGGGTCACTTCCCAATGCAGAAGTCCCTGAAAATAATGTCCAGAATTTCCTCGGCCCCCACCCTGCCAGTGATGCGGCCCAGGCCGATGAGGGCCAAGCGGACGCCCTCGGCCGCCAGGGCCAGGTCCACGTCCCGGTACTGGCGGTACTGGGTCAGGGAGCGTACACATTCCATCAAGTGGGCACGGTGCCGGGCCTGGGTCAGGCTCGGCCCGCCGGTCAGGGGATCCCCGCACCTGACACACCGAAGCAGCACACAGGAAAGGAAGAGGAATGTGAGGAAGTTCTCTGTTATCATGCCAGTCTGAAAAGTACAATCTAAGCAACAGCAAAAACTGAACATGACAAGAAGTTCtttttctctgacacacacacacatacagttatatgcatacacacacacccagatcaGACCTAGAACCAGACAATGCAGGCAATTTTCTACATGTTTCTacatgttctaaatggatgTATTTATCCAAATTAAATCATTTTATTAATGATAATACATTATCAATAATATAAAGGTATCCAGCCGTAACAATCTCTGAAGGTGTAAATAAATCTAAAGACATGGATTCAGATTGTGGAAAAGTTGCCTTCTGCTAGTTATGAAAAAAGTTATTTTGTACGACTAATAAGACTCATCACAGACTCATCTCTGGAAATACAGAGAACTTTGGTCCAAAGGTGTCAAGTAACTGAAGACTATAAAAATGTagccaatacaaataaaatagcaGTGGTAAAATAAATCAGAATAGTATCACCAAAACTAAACTTTTTATAGCGAATTTTATCCAAAATGAATTCAAAGTGGGGCtttagtttattattattactattgtcATGTAGAGTATGTTGGTGAAATACTCACAAAATCTGCACGGCGTTCTTTAGGGCGGATAGAAACCCGTTCACCCCCCCGTTGGTGTGGCAGGACAGGAGGCAGGCGGGGGGCAGGTCACTGCTCTCCCTCAGGGCGCTCTGGATGCTCCGGCACTGCTCCTTCGACAGGAGGTCGCTCTTGTTGAGCACCAGGAGGCAGGAAAGCTGGGAGGCCTGCTGGCCAGACAGAACCTCGCCAAGCTGCCCATCGAGGTGGGCCACGATGTGCCGGGGGTCACGGGGAAGCTGCAAGGagtccaccaccaccagtgcCAGGTCGGCCTGCTGCACCCTGcggggtgggggagaggggcaTGGGGGGGGACATGACAGTAGCGGATGCCAGGGGTTCATACCTCCTTCCTGTGTGGGGTCAGTCTCCCAGACACACTTAGCCTCAAACTACGTAGCCCTCCCtcttcacccccaccccctcgccTGTCATGAAGGACTATGCGCACTTCCTAAATGTCTAAGTGAGGggctcccccctctctccagaATGCATGACAAGACACAGCTTCTCCTGTTGATGTACAACCCAAAGATAAACAATGGGAGGCATCGGTCAGAACAGAAAAACATGGTGCCCCTTTAATGTCTGTTACACAACACCATGGGCGTAGTAGGTGCCAGCATATGCAAGCCAAGTATTTGTGATGGATATTTATATCTGTCCATTTTGTCACCACCCAAATGTATAGGGACTATACTTAGCATGCATAATGGTGGCAAGAGGAAGACAATATTAAGTGAGTGTTATGGATAACTtccttacatacagtacatgtagaaCACGCAGTACTGTTCTCACACTCTCTTATGTACTGTAATtgacacaacaaaaacaaaacccttcAGACTGTTTACTTAAAATGTTCCAGATTCTAATAGCCTTGTTTGTGGCTCTTGAAATTCCATAGGTGATCGGAATGGAATGAGGTCACAACACTAGAGATGCCAGACCAACACTTCCTTGGGAGTACTGATAAGAACCTCGCACTGTGCTACATGTCTCTGTGTTGTAAATTAGTTTAAACAAAAGTCTGTAGTACATATCACTTAACTTGGACCCTCTGCCAATTCCTGATGTCATAAAAAATAGCATGGCAGATGTCATGCAGTCACTCAAGGATATCACAGCCTCATTTTACTAATATTGTGAATAATTACAATGCCTAACATTAAGTATGTCATAACAGATTATGTCACATGCTACTAAGCAGTCATATGAATTAAAACATGTTGTTATGACAAATACTGGTACTGTTAATATGACACTGTTATATCACTGAGTTATAACACGATATGTTTACATTGGTTGTATAAGTGGTATGACAAGCAAATGTAGTTGTGCTTGCCTCTCACGGGCCCGCcgcaccccctctctctccacactatCCAGAGTGTCTCTTAAGCCCGCAGTGTCACTGAGCAGGACAGGAAACCCTCCAATGTCCACACACGTCTCCACTACGTCTCTGGTGGTCCCGGCCACTGGAGACACGATGGCTGCAGGGCGCTGGCCTGAACAGGGACATATGGGTTCACACAATCGTAATGAATTCAAGTCTTCTTCACAACTGGTGGAGGTGTTTGAGAGTTATGTCGTTTAAACATTGTATTTTGAAGTTAAGAATTCAAATAATCTTAGCTTTTCAGAGACAATTCAGTCAATTTTCTCCTTCTGTAATCATCAAGTGTCACTCCACCCTTTTACAGTAACACTGGTAATCAAAGCCTTACACCATTGTCACATAGTTGACATGAGAATAAACTGTAAAAGCACTGACCAGAGACTAAATCCTTAGCAGCACCGTGGCTAATCTTGCCTCCAACTATTTAAGAATGCATGAAGACAAAAACAATCCACTGTCCACTGTCAAGGGTCTCTATTCACACTGACTATCTACATACGTCTTCAGACGGTCATAAGATGGATGTTAGAAGGAAACATTACTGGATTTTATCTTAGCACTGATAAATACCCCCATTATTAAGATAGGAAGCACTTGAACCAAGGAACCGCTCTGAATAGTTGATATGCGTGCCACCACATTACCACAGGATGTGAGTCTTTAAACAGTGATAGGACACCAGCACTGAGGCATAAATAAGAGAATGGATTGCAGGAGGGGAACAGACCATCCCTCATCCCCCACACTGTGAGTGGGTTTCCCCTGGCATGGTAGATCTGGCCAGGTTCTCCAGTGGAAAGCTACTTCCTCCTGACTACGCCACTGAAGTCCATTTCCATGCACACAATGACAGCACAATAGGATGTTGTTTCTTTGTACACTAATTACTTAGAAAAAAGTCTGAGAATGTGTTTTAGCTAATGACATTTTAGTTGACCCCAGTAGAATTACTTCTACATTCAATCCATCAATCAATAACAGAGGGTTTGCTTTTATATTATCAATAGAAGTACAATTTCTACAATAGATTTTTAGATAGGATGATGCATTTGCTTTAcccatattttttaatttcttatATTTGTTTTACCTATTTCTAATTGTTTTACTATTTTTACTATTTACTATTGAAGGGgctttgctttgttttaatCAACCGGGACCTGAGTACTAAATTTCGCTCCTACATGACAATGTAGGAATGacaataaagctttcttgaacATTTGAAGGCAGATGCTCTAATTTGGCATCATTTTGCATTACTTTACTTTACATTAAGTGCTGGAGTAGATCAGAGGAAGCTCATTTGATCAAGTACTGATGCACAGTGCCcacagtgttttgttttaaaatataaatttcttaagaaatactactaatttgatgctgtttaactcatttataaatggtgaaCTTTAAGAACAATGTGTCTACACGGTTATCATAATGATCttttgccagctccattcaaatactataacaatattaacaatgataagcatgacaTTAAGATGGTATAAACAGccttcattcctttggaaatagaagcatgtaatgatatgatgctagctagaaattttctgtttgcaattaaaggTACATTttgagcctggtagccacctagctatctgagtggaatgcgtttcaatcggcatatcacatacttcatgtaaatgcttagtttaaaggaaacaaattattgaagacttcaagatgGCACTGAGTATGCAGCTCAGACAATGGCACTTCTGGGGACATTGTGCCTTACCTTCTCTATAAATATCTAGAAACAGAAATTTTCCAAAAGAATTCTTTGGAGAAAAATGCTCGGAAATGGCATTCATTGTCACTGCAAACTATGTCATGAGTCATTAAGCCTACTGTCTGCAGGAGAGTGGCGTACTGAGATGAGTACCATCTGCATAGCcggtaagagagggagagttagagagagaatcGTGTTGGTCCTTACACAGCAGGTTGAGCAGGCTGCTCTTGCCTGCGTTGGTTGCCCCGGCGATCACCACCTGCACGCCACTGCGTAGGCGTTCTCCTTTGCGCTCGTCACTCAGGTGCTCCTCAATCTCCTGCAACAGCTGAGACAAGGACTCATCCACTGGACACATGAGAGATGGacgaaaggaggagagaagaggaaaggagtcAAAATCAGGGACTGGTGAACATACACAGTGCATGTTTTACAAACAAATGGAATGGAAACATGTGAATATtgtatgtaaaaaataaaaacataaaaaaagtttTTATGCTTGCATGAGGTGGATTTTCATACGTATTGAAATAGCACTACTGTATTTAGCAAAAATGAAATGGaaacatatttttttgcacttgaGAGTCACATGACACTAAACACATTTGTGTGGTCTAATGAGACAGGATTATATTTAGAATTGGTTCGAGGTGAAGACATCGGTGCAAATGTACTCCAAGCAGTAACAAAATTCAAGCATTTATGATGTTAAATGTGGACTATATGTCCTTCCAGAAGTGTCACACGTTgtcactgtatgtatgtgtgtgtttatcttttGATATTTTTCCTTGCTTTACATTATGAATCCCCTTAATTCAGCTTCCATGGTTTTGTTGGATGCAATTGAAGATATCCTGTCCAAACTTTTTGGGAGATCCACTGTCACATTTATCTAAAATGACTATCGTAGGAAGATAAAACTCATATTTAATATTTGCTGGTGGTCCCTGATCATGTAGTTTTAATGTGgggaatcagtatttttatACATTGGTGGTCCTGGGGTTGCCTCCTTAGTCAGAATGATGGTCCctggttcacaatcagttgGAAACCCCTGATTTAATGGAGACaccaaacattcacaattgtGCTTTTGTCGAATTTCGACAAATATCATTTGTACAAAGCTGTAATGGAAACGCAGCTACAGATTCTAAAACTGCTCATAGTGAACAATACACAAATTAGGCACTGGTGACCCTTCCCTGTGTTGGCTAGGAGCTAGTGTTCAGCATCTCCCAGAGCTTCAATCAGCCACTTGGCTTCCCCACTTTGGGAACCTCCTGCACATCATGTAAAATTCCTGGTACTCCCCCAAGAAAAACAGTTCTCATGGAAATGGTGTCACTCTTTCAACACCACACCCAAATCACCTTTATCGGTATGGCTAGTTGCCTTGGGTTGTGTTGGTAAATAATTCTCAGTGGGGGGAGTACGTGTCCTCTGCTTGGCCCTCCATACAAAGGCAGGAAAGTGACAAACCTCCCCAGGAACACAGGCATCACGTTCACCAATCCTGAAGGTACTGGGAGTCCAACAAAAGGAACAACGTAGaaccaaaaaaacaacaaaaacaaaaagtgaTAGGAAAAAGAGGGGTAAGGGAGGAGGAAACAAGTCAGCTGACGACACCGCCGGCTGTAAACCATGGTGGCAGAGCTCTGTGAAGACGCAGCTGCTGACAGCGgattcctgcacacacacacagacacatacacacacacacacacacactctctctcacacacacacacacagacagagacagacacacacacacacacacacactctcgctcacacacacacacgttctctctctctctctcacacacacacattcattctctctcacacacacacacacacacacacacacacacacacacacacacacacacacacaggctagcgGGCCCTCGGCTTTGAAGCCAAGACGAATGCCTGACGTCTCCCCCATGGCCCTTTTCTCTCCGTGCTTCCTCGAGGAAACTGTCCTTTCAGTAGTTTgatctctatctccctcctccaccatcTCCCCTCTAACCTCCCATataccaccaccccacaccgtcccatacacgcacacacaaacacactcaagctTCATAGTCACACTGGCTTGCTCATGTCCCATGCAAACAGGAAATGGCAAGGCTCCTGATCCCCTGGGAAAGAGAGACTCCTCCAGTCAGCTGCCCTGTTGTTTTTCCAGCCATGGAGACACTTACCTTGATTTAAGACCCCGTCCTCGATGAGCTCATCCtcactgaagtcaatgaacgcTTCCACATGGGCCAAACACTAGGGACAAAGAACACAAAGACAAGTTCAACACACATATTATGGTCTGTTTGGGAAACAATAATGTTCTATGTCAATAACTAAGCCAAGTTGGCAACTTCAAACATGTCAGAAGTCTTTTTCACTAAGCAGATTCCATTGTTTATTGTGACTACATCAAGCCAAGGTGCCTAGACTTGTGTGAGCTTTTGACCCAAAAATGTTCATAGAGAGAACCGCTGGTCCAAGATAGCGCTTGCTTTTGTAAAAGAGATCTTTCCTGCGGAAAAGTCTAAATTTGTCTCATCGTCtcaagattctctctctctcttctcacgctcattgtctctctctctttctcgccaAAGTGTAAACACAGGCTGCTGAAAATTAACACGATCTTCTCGAGTCTTAGGACCCCGTGGGCTTTGAATGTGCCAGAGCTGGGCTGGCACTCACCCAGCGCAGGATATCCCCTCTCCTGATCTCTGCTCTCCGCGCCACCGAGCGGCTCCTGAGACTGTCCATCACACTCATAGCCACAACAATAGCTGGGATGATGGGTGATGACACACCTTGCCCACTGAATCCGGTGAGTATGGCGGACAATAATGCTCCGCAAGCTTTGCCAAGGTCGGGGGTTCAGCTCTCTGATAGCACATGGGCTGATGAATGCTAGTATCAAAGCAGAGATAGGTCCGTTGCACAAACAACT from Alosa alosa isolate M-15738 ecotype Scorff River chromosome 9, AALO_Geno_1.1, whole genome shotgun sequence includes:
- the gtpbp3 gene encoding tRNA modification GTPase GTPBP3, mitochondrial, giving the protein MRRASTFLAKIVRYCTITRCRPINVGPDSGETIFALSSGQGKCGVAVIRVSGPASTLALRSLTGPSQSFPTPRKALLRHIIHPHSEEILDRGLVFWFPGPHSFTGEDSAEFHIHGGPAVISGVLGALGSLPSLRPAEAGEFTRRAFHAGKLDLTEVEGLGDLIHAETEAQRRQALRQMAGDLGRLYHDWSHHLTRCLAHVEAFIDFSEDELIEDGVLNQVDESLSQLLQEIEEHLSDERKGERLRSGVQVVIAGATNAGKSSLLNLLCQRPAAIVSPVAGTTRDVVETCVDIGGFPVLLSDTAGLRDTLDSVEREGVRRARERVQQADLALVVVDSLQLPRDPRHIVAHLDGQLGEVLSGQQASQLSCLLVLNKSDLLSKEQCRSIQSALRESSDLPPACLLSCHTNGGVNGFLSALKNAVQILCGDPLTGGPSLTQARHRAHLMECVRSLTQYRQYRDVDLALAAEGVRLALIGLGRITGRVGAEEILDIIFRDFCIGK